The genomic region gttgactGAAATTGAGGATTTCAAATCAAGGCTGTCCACTTGGTCATTGAAATCACAGATTTCAATCAACCTGCCCTGCCATGGGCAAAGCTCCCAGAGGAGGGGGCAATTAGCTTTGCCTAAAACAGCTTGTGGATCCTCTCTTCTGGAGCATTAGCTTTCCTGCATGCCCACCCCCCAACAAGAACAGAGGAGTGACTGTATCACCTTGACCGTGTAGAGCGTGTAGGGATGGAACCCAGTCCCGCTGTGCTCTCGGGCAGTGATGGTTCCAGTTATCCGCAGGTTCTGGATGACGACTGGGCTATCAGGGCTACTGAGTGGCTCAAAGCTGAAAGTATGGGAGGAGTAGAGTGGGAGAGGCGGTTGACTGGGGTCCAGGGGACTCTTCGCAGGGTTCTCCAGAAAGGATGGTCGCCTCGAGAAAGGCTTCTCTGGATCGGCCAGCAGGACGGTGACAGACGCCAAGCTTTCCTCCTTCTCCATTGCGGGGTCAATTTGTATGTCGGGGCACTGGCCCAGAGCAGAGGGGAGGATGCTCGTTTCAGAGCTAGAGGCAGTGCTCTCCTCCAGGTACCCATCCTTGGCATCCACACCGTCCTCTTGGTCCAGGCCGTCCAGCCCCTCCAGCTCCGCAAAGGAATCCTGGAACTTGTCAGTGAGGAATTCCTCTGCGGACAAGAGCACCACAGAATCCAAGTCCTTGCCGAGGTCAGACATAGGGGATTCCAGCTCTGAGTCCTCACACAGGAAGAGGGAGCCCAGAGTATCTGGCTGGGGGTAGCGCACGGGCGTGCTCCCTGCTTTCCTACCATCAACATCAGCACCAGGCTCCCCGCTCGACAggtccttcccctcttccccctcttgAGGGTTGCACTCCAGACTGTCCACCACATCGTAACTGGGGAGCTCCGAAGGCCTTGGAGATGGTGCCACAACTTTCAGTGGCAAAGAATTCAGCACTGTGGGCTGGCAAGGGGAGGAAGCCAAAAGAggctcctccccctttccccttctCACCCCTTTGCTGCCCATCTTGGAGAAAATCCCAATTAGTAACAGGTTGATCCAGTCAGGATCAGACATCTTCTTGATCATAGGCAGAAGAACATTGCAGGTGACCAGCTCCACCACCACAAAGCGCCCAGTCCTAGTTTCCAGGTGAGGTTTGGGCACCAGCACCCGGAGCAACAGGTCCACAATGCTCCGGGCGTAGTTCACttccatggctgggctctggacgGCTGGGTGCGGGGCAGAAAGCTCACCGTACGCTTGCCAGAGCTGGTGTGCCAGCGGAGCCGGTCCCGCTGGGCTCCTTGCAGCCTCCGTGCTCTCCCTTGCTTTCATGTAGCTTTGCAGGTGGCAACCACAAAGCAAGAGAATCTTATGGGTCAAGGCTTGCTTGTCCACCAGTGCCATCCTCCTTTTGAGCTCTAGGGCCAGGCCTGTCATGGCCTTCCTCACCTCGTCCTCGAAGCCCTGCTCGCTGCTAACCGTCCGGTACCACGAGGACACAAAGTCCCGGATGATCTTCTGGATCATGAGGTCAATCTCCTCATCCAGCTGCCTCTCCGCCTCGGGGCTCTGTGGGCAGCTCTCCAGCAGGATGAACCGTTCCAAGTGGAGCCGGCTGCGGGTGCCGATGATGGCCTGGGAACCCAGCCATCCCCCCAACACCGCCAACAAGCCGGAGAGGAGGCAAAGCAGCCAGATGTTAACCAGCAAGTGGACGACTAATAACCAGGCTAACAGGGCCCCCAAAACCATCAGCTTCCGGTTCCCTACCAGCTCACTTAGTCCGCTGCCGAGGCTAGCGCAGGGCTCCTGTGTCTTTAGCATCCTCTGGTTTTCCATCGAAAGAACCAGGGAGTTTGGTGCTGGGCTTGCAAGTCTGAAAGCAGATTTCCCCAGCCCAGGTTGATCAGCCCCTTGTAAACATCACATCCAACCAGCTGGGACACAGGAAAGGCAAATGCAAAGCACTCTCCATTGACTCCCAAACCCTAGCACCCAGACAGCCCCGCAGAGCCACTGATTGCAAGCGAGGAGGCACTTTGCAAAGGCACCTTTGCCTCTCCTTTTGTCACAGCCCCAGGTAAGAACAAACCAGCCAGGCCAACCA from Dermochelys coriacea isolate rDerCor1 chromosome 22, rDerCor1.pri.v4, whole genome shotgun sequence harbors:
- the SNX19 gene encoding sorting nexin-19 isoform X1, with translation MENQRMLKTQEPCASLGSGLSELVGNRKLMVLGALLAWLLVVHLLVNIWLLCLLSGLLAVLGGWLGSQAIIGTRSRLHLERFILLESCPQSPEAERQLDEEIDLMIQKIIRDFVSSWYRTVSSEQGFEDEVRKAMTGLALELKRRMALVDKQALTHKILLLCGCHLQSYMKARESTEAARSPAGPAPLAHQLWQAYGELSAPHPAVQSPAMEVNYARSIVDLLLRVLVPKPHLETRTGRFVVVELVTCNVLLPMIKKMSDPDWINLLLIGIFSKMGSKGVRRGKGEEPLLASSPCQPTVLNSLPLKVVAPSPRPSELPSYDVVDSLECNPQEGEEGKDLSSGEPGADVDGRKAGSTPVRYPQPDTLGSLFLCEDSELESPMSDLGKDLDSVVLLSAEEFLTDKFQDSFAELEGLDGLDQEDGVDAKDGYLEESTASSSETSILPSALGQCPDIQIDPAMEKEESLASVTVLLADPEKPFSRRPSFLENPAKSPLDPSQPPLPLYSSHTFSFEPLSSPDSPVVIQNLRITGTITAREHSGTGFHPYTLYTVKYETALESENANSLQQVAYHTVNRRYREFLNLQTRLEEKPELRKFVKNVKGPKKLFPDLPFGNMDSDKVEARKSLLESFLKQLCSIPEIANSEQVQEFLALNTDARIAFVKKPFVVSRIDKIVLNAIVDTLKTAFPRSEPQSPTEELSEAEVDGKSQTDGKKANKPRLRFPSSKIAPVLSVAEAHERILYGLREASTVSDPLSLAGMESFIQKQEKLLEATSSEAPETEGAGPTHVPQQPVSQKDDPGSETPLADTALDLLHLLMVDRWSWLCTENMQKVLHLLFGSLIQRWLEVQVTNLTCTQHWVQYLQLLQESIWPGGVLPAVPKPVRTQEQKEATAKQALQSLMGLLPDLILEILGTSRCRLSWNLVLESLHQPIINRHLVYRLSDVLLEFLILNNSSDGPKTTTVTSSVSNSLETADISPH